From the Oncorhynchus nerka isolate Pitt River linkage group LG28, Oner_Uvic_2.0, whole genome shotgun sequence genome, one window contains:
- the LOC115113497 gene encoding autophagy-related protein 13-like isoform X2, producing MMDSDLSPQDKKDLDKFIKFFALKTVQVIVQARLGEKVCTRSLSSPTGSDWFNLAIKDIPEVTHESKKALAGQLPGIERSMCVEISLKTSEGDSMELETWCLEMNEKCDKDIKVSYTVYNRMSLLLKSLLAITRVTPAYKLSRKQGHDYVILYRIYFGEVQLTGLGEGFQTVRVGVVGTPIGTITLSCAYRTNLAFMSTRQFERTAPIMGIIIDHFVERPFGNVGHMHPCNYRAPGEDEGAYNGVEDSQEVCTTSFSTSPPSQSPVLVGAADFCHPSTLNAANPHQMGVPGKEGGVPQQVPVQPCHGAQAEHRRVSSCPPADHVPATPSSSGEDAETSSRSVGVKSGSPCGVLETTFTRKVGAFVNKPGTQVTTASLDLPFAAFAPRAYDLEENDPMVQPPESSATSSPLQGSLHSQGSGESGGPAQDDFVMVDFKPAFSKDDLLPMDLGTFYREFQNPPQLTSLTIDVSSQSMAEDLDSLPEKLAVYEKNIDEFDAFVDTLQ from the exons ATGATGGACAGTGATCTAAGTCCTCAGGATAAAAAAGACTTGGACAAGTTCATAAAGTTTTTCGCTTTGAAG ACAGTACAGGTGATAGTCCAAGCTCGACTTGGGGAAAAAGTATGCACACGCTCCTTGTCTTCACCTACTGGCTCTGATTGG TTCAACCTGGCAATCAAAGATATCCCAGAAGTTACACATGAGTCAAAGAAAGCTCTGGCCGGGCAGCTTCCTGGCATCGAACGGTCCATGTGTGTTGAGATCTCCCTCAAAACCTCAGAG GGAGACTCGATGGAATTGGAGACATGGTGTCTCGAAATGAACGAGAA GTGTGACAAAGATATTAAAGTGTCCTACACTGTCTATAACCGCATGTCATTGCTGCTCAAGTCACTACTGGCTATCACAAGGGTAACCCCAGCCTACAAACTCTCACGAAAGCAAGGGCACGACTATGTCATACTGTACAG GATATATTTTGGAGAGGTTCAACTTACAGGATTGGGAGAAG GGTTCCAGACAGTGCGTGTAGGAGTTGTGGGAACTCCTATTGGAACCATCACCTTATCTTGTGCTTACAGGACAAACCTGGCCTTCATGTCCACCAG GCAGTTTGAGAGGACGGCTCCTATTATGGGCATAATCATTGACCACTTCGTTGAGCGCCCCTTTGGCAACGTGGGACACATGCATCCATGTAACTACAG AGCACCCGGAGAAGATGAAGGAGCATACAATGGGGTGGAGGATTCTCAGGAAGTGTGCACCACGTCCTTCTCCACTTCTCCACCCTCACAA TCTCCTGTGCTTGTTGGAGCTGCTGACTTCTGCCACCCCTCTACCTTAAACGCTGCCAACCCACACCAG ATGGGAGTTCCAGGGAAGGAGGGCGGCGTACCCCAGCAGGTGCCTGTGCAGCCTTGTCATGGAGCCCAAGCAGAGCATCGACGAGTGTCCTCATGCCCCCCTGCTGATCATGTTCCCGCCACGCCCTCCAGCAG TGGTGAGGACGCAGAGACCTCGTCGAGGAGCGTTGGGGTGAAGAGTGGCTCTCCCTGTGGTGTACTGGAGACCACCTTCACCAGGAAAGTGGGTGCCTTTGTCAACAAGCCAGGCACACAG GTAACCACAGCAAGCCTGGACTTACCATTTGCAGCGTTTGCTCCCAGAGCCTATGACCTCGAGGAAAATGACCCTATG GTTCAGCCGCCGGAGTCCTCAGCCACGTCCTCTCCCCTGCAGGGCAGTTTGCACTCCCAAGGCTCTGGTGAGAGTGGAGGCCCGGCACAGGACGACTTTGTTATGGTGGACTTT AAGCCTGCGTTCTCCAAGGATGACCTCCTTCCCATGGACCTTGGCACATTCTACAGAGAGTTCCAGAATCCCCCACAGCTCACCAGCCTCACTATTGATGTCAGTTCTCAGTCCATGGCAGAAGACCTG GACTCTCTTCCTGAAAAACTGGCAGTATACGAGAAGAACATTGATGAATTTGATGCATTTGTGGACACATTGCAGTAG
- the LOC115113498 gene encoding rho GTPase-activating protein 1: protein MSSDLLVDLNDDLGVDDPPSNALDQLKLSPMGDKLWPPDDSSMSKSETDISKRLGEGSHLSWDHPYYDIARHQIVEVAGDDNFGRKVIVFNACRMPPHHELDHHKLLMYLKATLDQYVESDYTLIYFHNGLTSENKPSLSWLRDAYREFDRKYKKNIKALYIVHPTIFIKTLLILFKPLISFKFGRKINYINYLSELEDVVKCEQLVIPTRVRDYDEKIRASLKPSVQAQMSPPRSPPLPNQQFGVSLPMLRARSSDNEAVPLVMRDTVAFLMEQGLEIEGIFRRSANVTLVKDVQHRYNSGEEVSFSQMEDVHLAAVILKTFLRELPEPLLTYQLYNDIVNFHNVDSSAKVTAIQNMLAMLPEENYTSLKFLIEFLVQVSAQSEINKMNNTNLAVVFGPNLLWGQDAAMTLSAIGPINNFTRTLLDQHYEVFSP, encoded by the exons ATGTCTTCAGACCTTCTGGTTGACCTCAATGATGACCTTGGTGTAGATGATCCCCCCAGCAATGCCCTGGACCAGCTCAAACTGTCTCCAATGGGGGACAAGCTGTGGCCCCCAGATGACTCCAGTATgagcaagtcag AGACGGACATATCCAAGCGGTTGGGGGAGGGGTCACACCTAtcctgggaccacccatactATGATATTGCCAGGCATCAGATTGTCGAAGTAGCAG GTGATGATAACTTTGGCAGGAAGGTGATTGTCTTCAACGCCTGTCGGATGCCCCCCCACCACGAACTGGACCACCACAAGCTACTGAT GTACCTGAAGGCTACCCTAGACCAGTATGTTGAGAGCGACTACACCCTCATCTACTTCCATAATGGCCTCACCAGTGAGAACAAGCCATCTCTCAGCTGGCTGAGAGACGCCTACAGAGAATTTGACCGGAA GTACAAGAAGAACatcaaggcactgtacattgtcCATCCCACCATCTTCATCAAGACTCTTCTCATCCTCTTCAAGCCTCTCATCAG CTTCAAGTTTGGACGAAAGATCAACTACATCAACTACCTGAGTGAACTGGAGGACGTTGTTAAGTGTGAGCAGCTAGTGATACCCACCCGGGTGCGAGA CTATGATGAAAAAATCAGAGCCTCACTGAAACCATCAGTTCAGGCCCAGATGTCCCCCCCTCGCAGTCCACCACTACCCAATCAACAGTTTGGAGTCTCCTTGCCAAT GCTAAGAGCGAGAAGTTCTGACAACGAAGCAGTTCCATTGGTGATGCGAGACACCGTGGCCTTCTTAATGGAACAAG GTCTTGAAATTGAGGGGATATTCCGGCGGTCAGCCAACGTGACGCTCGTCAAGGATGTTCAGCACAGATATAACTCGG GTGAGGAGGTGAGTTTTTCCCAGATGGAGGACGTTCACCTGGCAGCTGTCATCCTCAAGACATTCCTCAGAGAACTACCAGAGCCCCTCCTCACATACCAGCTCTACAATGACATTGTCAACTTCCACA ATGTTGACAGCAGTGCCAAAGTGACTGCGATCCAGAACATGCTGGCAATGCTCCCCGAGGAGAACTATACCTCCCTGaagttcctcattgagttcctgGTGCAG GTGTCCGCACAGAGTGAGATCAACAAGATGAACAACACCAACCTGGCAGTGGTGTTCGGACCCAACCTACTATGGGGACAAGACGCTGCCATGACACTCAGTGCCATCGGCCCCATCAATAACTTCACCAGAACTCTGTTGGACCAACACTACGAGGTCTTTTCCCCCTAA
- the LOC115113497 gene encoding autophagy-related protein 13-like isoform X3, whose product MMDSDLSPQDKKDLDKFIKFFALKTVQVIVQARLGEKVCTRSLSSPTGSDWFNLAIKDIPEVTHESKKALAGQLPGIERSMCVEISLKTSEGDSMELETWCLEMNEKCDKDIKVSYTVYNRMSLLLKSLLAITRVTPAYKLSRKQGHDYVILYRIYFGEVQLTGLGEGFQTVRVGVVGTPIGTITLSCAYRTNLAFMSTRQFERTAPIMGIIIDHFVERPFGNVGHMHPCNYRAPGEDEGAYNGVEDSQEVCTTSFSTSPPSQMGVPGKEGGVPQQVPVQPCHGAQAEHRRVSSCPPADHVPATPSSSGEDAETSSRSVGVKSGSPCGVLETTFTRKVGAFVNKPGTQVTTASLDLPFAAFAPRAYDLEENDPMVQPPESSATSSPLQGSLHSQGSGESGGPAQDDFVMVDFKPAFSKDDLLPMDLGTFYREFQNPPQLTSLTIDVSSQSMAEDLDSLPEKLAVYEKNIDEFDAFVDTLQ is encoded by the exons ATGATGGACAGTGATCTAAGTCCTCAGGATAAAAAAGACTTGGACAAGTTCATAAAGTTTTTCGCTTTGAAG ACAGTACAGGTGATAGTCCAAGCTCGACTTGGGGAAAAAGTATGCACACGCTCCTTGTCTTCACCTACTGGCTCTGATTGG TTCAACCTGGCAATCAAAGATATCCCAGAAGTTACACATGAGTCAAAGAAAGCTCTGGCCGGGCAGCTTCCTGGCATCGAACGGTCCATGTGTGTTGAGATCTCCCTCAAAACCTCAGAG GGAGACTCGATGGAATTGGAGACATGGTGTCTCGAAATGAACGAGAA GTGTGACAAAGATATTAAAGTGTCCTACACTGTCTATAACCGCATGTCATTGCTGCTCAAGTCACTACTGGCTATCACAAGGGTAACCCCAGCCTACAAACTCTCACGAAAGCAAGGGCACGACTATGTCATACTGTACAG GATATATTTTGGAGAGGTTCAACTTACAGGATTGGGAGAAG GGTTCCAGACAGTGCGTGTAGGAGTTGTGGGAACTCCTATTGGAACCATCACCTTATCTTGTGCTTACAGGACAAACCTGGCCTTCATGTCCACCAG GCAGTTTGAGAGGACGGCTCCTATTATGGGCATAATCATTGACCACTTCGTTGAGCGCCCCTTTGGCAACGTGGGACACATGCATCCATGTAACTACAG AGCACCCGGAGAAGATGAAGGAGCATACAATGGGGTGGAGGATTCTCAGGAAGTGTGCACCACGTCCTTCTCCACTTCTCCACCCTCACAA ATGGGAGTTCCAGGGAAGGAGGGCGGCGTACCCCAGCAGGTGCCTGTGCAGCCTTGTCATGGAGCCCAAGCAGAGCATCGACGAGTGTCCTCATGCCCCCCTGCTGATCATGTTCCCGCCACGCCCTCCAGCAG TGGTGAGGACGCAGAGACCTCGTCGAGGAGCGTTGGGGTGAAGAGTGGCTCTCCCTGTGGTGTACTGGAGACCACCTTCACCAGGAAAGTGGGTGCCTTTGTCAACAAGCCAGGCACACAG GTAACCACAGCAAGCCTGGACTTACCATTTGCAGCGTTTGCTCCCAGAGCCTATGACCTCGAGGAAAATGACCCTATG GTTCAGCCGCCGGAGTCCTCAGCCACGTCCTCTCCCCTGCAGGGCAGTTTGCACTCCCAAGGCTCTGGTGAGAGTGGAGGCCCGGCACAGGACGACTTTGTTATGGTGGACTTT AAGCCTGCGTTCTCCAAGGATGACCTCCTTCCCATGGACCTTGGCACATTCTACAGAGAGTTCCAGAATCCCCCACAGCTCACCAGCCTCACTATTGATGTCAGTTCTCAGTCCATGGCAGAAGACCTG GACTCTCTTCCTGAAAAACTGGCAGTATACGAGAAGAACATTGATGAATTTGATGCATTTGTGGACACATTGCAGTAG
- the znf408 gene encoding zinc finger protein 408 produces MCCLVGACTHRLSRQSLPPARSTQSRSRMDSLGMRGPSLNQDFLHSVLNAVPRGLTVGPSLANDGQLGLWCVGHALQKGMLLGVENQSNTFDQSEDFTESLMEEAYHTIIKGHLWDRCYWIRFACNARRKDEQNVTVHEVDGSLCLRACKDINPGTELLLWSFLADPPEHDGSQGGSLITPGKPRKQVTPRKSREDRSPGVNFMEQELKLTEPEEHTEDSDMSTSPLGSMVAEEKSQAGIKRTKPLIYKMKKRGVRDSHSRGDKTMEQNGEVDSGKIIKTERFIPEITNVQCSNEDKLVSPADEPPKSSEEPGNVVRNPQEEQGPQVVRASCRLAAKPRKVHSLVSCIHKRLQGCKNRYLDRQVTLEVTSRVGDENGQACQETDIKDRENISADEIPKDSDKGGKKDPEELTTAPDLFNIRERRYTCDECDKSFFQLCHLKKHKFTHSDLKPYLCTECGKNYSSQENFRAHLLMHKGERPFKCQQCDKSYGLKRDLKEHEVLHTGERPFVCDICGKAFARRPSLRIHREAHRAKEENYHAPKLKCPVCDKELANSGSLRNHMRLHTGERPYACPHCSKTFRQRGNLLGHLRIHTGEKPYKCNHCNQYFSQVPELRRHLISHTGEVYLCPICGKALRDPHTLRAHERLHTGERPHKCEVCGKAYTMATKLRRHMKSHLEEKPYKCQACGAGYTLMQSLVRHQLSHKKREDRTSGELADALAALESSHSAPARGRPRKTPRKTEVKPWVDVTEENMESQTVVYVQAIEDLAMPNSGEVVVSTYDSYHDNAISSVVIEEGLEQDLGQIQLNENVIEIVVSDSNDKCIVVREHKTHSNLVILQGEDGLSSVAETIEIETGV; encoded by the exons ATGTGTTGCCTTGTCGGCGCATGTACACATAGGTTGTCACGACAAAGCTTGCCACCCGCCAGGTCCACGCAATCAC GGAGTAGGATGGACTCTCTGGGTATGAGGGGCCCATCCCTAAACCAGGACTTCCTACACAGTGTGCTGAATGCTGTTCCTCGTGGACTGACAGTGGGCCCCTCTCTAGCAAATGATGGCCAGTTGGGGCTCTGGTGTGTAGGACATGCACTGCAGAAAGGGATGCTTCTGGGTGTGGAAAACCAAAGCAACACCTTTGACCAAAGTGAAGACTTTACAGAG AGCTTGATGGAAGAAGCATATCATACGATAATCAAGGGGCATCTTTGGGACAGGTGCTATTGGATTAG ATTTGCCTGTAATGCAAGGAGAAAGGATGAACAGAATGTTACTGTTCATGAGGTGGATGGAAGTCTCTGTCTAAGGGCCTGCAAAGACATCAACCCAGGGACAGAACTTCTGCTTTGGAGTTTCCTAGCTGATCCTCCGGAACACGATGGAAGCCAAGGAGGGTCACTAATAACACCAGGCAAACCTCGCAAACAAGTTACACCTCGCAAGTCCAGGGAGGATAGATCCCCAGGTGTAAACTTCATGGAGCAAGAGCTCAAGCTTACAG AGCCTGAGGAGCACACTGAAGATTCAGACATGTCAACTTCTCCACTGGGGTCGATGGTGGCGGAGGAGAAAAGCCAGGCTGGAATCAAAAGGACCAAACCTCTTATCTACAAAATGAaaaagagaggtgtgagagactCTCATTCCAGGGGTGATAAAACAATGGAACAGAATGGAGAAGTTGACTCAGGCAAAATAATAAAAACAGAACGTTTCATTCCAGAAATAACCAATGTGCAATGCTCTAATGAGGACAAACTTGTGAGTCCTGCAGACGAGCCTCCAAAGAGCAGTGAAGAACCAGGTAATGTGGTAAGAAATCCCCAGGAGGAACAGGGGCCACAGGTGGTCAGGGCCAGTTGCAGACTGGCTGCTAAACCCAGGAAGGTGCATTCATTAGTCAGCTGCATCCACAAGCGTCTTCAAGGGTGCAAAAATAGGTATCTGGATCGTCAAGTGACATTGGAGGTTACGTCCAGAGTTGGTGATGAAAATGGACAAGCTTGCCAAGAAACAGACATAAAAGATAGAGAAAATATAAGCGCAGATGAAATCCCAAAGGATAGTGACAAAGGGGGGAAGAAAGACCCGGAGGAGCTTACGACAGCTCCAGACCTCTTTAACATCAGGGAAAGGAGGTATACATGTGACGAGTGTGACAAGAGTTTCTTTCAGCTCTGTCACCTGAAGAAGCACAAATTCACTCACTCGGACCTAAAGCCTTACTTATGCACAGAGTGTGGTAAGAATTACAGCTCTCAAGAGAACTTCAGGGCCCACCTTCTGATGCATAAGGGAGAGAGGCCATTCAAGTGCCAGCAGTGTGACAAGAGCTATGGCCTGAAACGGGATCTGAAGGAGCATGAAGTTCTTCATACAGGAGAGAGGCCTTTTGTCTGCGATATCTGTGGGAAGGCTTTTGCCCGCCGGCCTTCATTACGTATTCATAGGGAGGCCCACCGCGCCAAGGAAGAAAATTACCATGCTCCTAAGCTCAAGTGCCCTGTCTGCGATAAAGAACTGGCCAATTCGGGCTCCCTTAGGAATCACATGCGCTTGCACACAGGAGAACGGCCTTATGCCTGTCCCCACTGCAGTAAGACATTCCGACAGCGGGGGAACCTTTTGGGGCATCTACGCATCCACACAGGGGAAAAGCCTTACAAGTGTAACCATTGTAATCAGTACTTCTCACAGGTGCCTGAACTCCGCAGACACCTCATATCACACACAGGGGAAGTCTACCTCTGCCCTATATGTGGCAAAGCCTTGCGGGACCCCCACACCTTGCGGGCCCACGAACGTttacacacaggggagagaccTCACAAGTGTGAGGTGTGTGGGAAGGCCTACACCATGGCCACCAAGCTACGACGGCACATGAAGTCCCACCTAGAGGAGAAGCCCTACAAATGTCAGGCATGTGGTGCTGGCTACACGCTAATGCAGAGCTTGGTTCGCCACCAGCTCTCCCATAAAAAGAGAGAAGATCGGACATCTGGGGAGCTAGCTGacgctctggcagctctggagtCTAGCCACTCTGCCCCTGCTAGAGGCAGACCTAGAAAGACCCCTCGCAAGACAGAGGTCAAGCCATGGGTTGATGTCACTGAAGAGAACATGGAGAGTCAGACAGTTGTGTATGTTCAGGCCATCGAAGACTTAGCCATGCCTAACTCAGGGGAGGTTGTTGTCAGCACCTATGACTCGTATCATGATAATGCCATATCTTCTGTGGTAATAGAGGAAGGGTTGGAACAGGATTTGGGCCAGATCCAGCTAAATGAGAATGTCATTGAGATAGTTGTCTCAGATTCTAATGATAAGTGCATTGTGGTAAGGGAGCACAAAACACACAGCAACCTGGTGATTCTACAGGGAGAGGATGGACTGAGCTCTGTGGCAGAGACAATAGAGATAGAAACAGGAGTTTAA
- the LOC115113497 gene encoding autophagy-related protein 13-like isoform X1, with translation MMDSDLSPQDKKDLDKFIKFFALKTVQVIVQARLGEKVCTRSLSSPTGSDWFNLAIKDIPEVTHESKKALAGQLPGIERSMCVEISLKTSEGDSMELETWCLEMNEKCDKDIKVSYTVYNRMSLLLKSLLAITRVTPAYKLSRKQGHDYVILYRIYFGEVQLTGLGEGFQTVRVGVVGTPIGTITLSCAYRTNLAFMSTRQFERTAPIMGIIIDHFVERPFGNVGHMHPCNYRAPGEDEGAYNGVEDSQEVCTTSFSTSPPSQLYCSRLSYQSPVLVGAADFCHPSTLNAANPHQMGVPGKEGGVPQQVPVQPCHGAQAEHRRVSSCPPADHVPATPSSSGEDAETSSRSVGVKSGSPCGVLETTFTRKVGAFVNKPGTQVTTASLDLPFAAFAPRAYDLEENDPMVQPPESSATSSPLQGSLHSQGSGESGGPAQDDFVMVDFKPAFSKDDLLPMDLGTFYREFQNPPQLTSLTIDVSSQSMAEDLDSLPEKLAVYEKNIDEFDAFVDTLQ, from the exons ATGATGGACAGTGATCTAAGTCCTCAGGATAAAAAAGACTTGGACAAGTTCATAAAGTTTTTCGCTTTGAAG ACAGTACAGGTGATAGTCCAAGCTCGACTTGGGGAAAAAGTATGCACACGCTCCTTGTCTTCACCTACTGGCTCTGATTGG TTCAACCTGGCAATCAAAGATATCCCAGAAGTTACACATGAGTCAAAGAAAGCTCTGGCCGGGCAGCTTCCTGGCATCGAACGGTCCATGTGTGTTGAGATCTCCCTCAAAACCTCAGAG GGAGACTCGATGGAATTGGAGACATGGTGTCTCGAAATGAACGAGAA GTGTGACAAAGATATTAAAGTGTCCTACACTGTCTATAACCGCATGTCATTGCTGCTCAAGTCACTACTGGCTATCACAAGGGTAACCCCAGCCTACAAACTCTCACGAAAGCAAGGGCACGACTATGTCATACTGTACAG GATATATTTTGGAGAGGTTCAACTTACAGGATTGGGAGAAG GGTTCCAGACAGTGCGTGTAGGAGTTGTGGGAACTCCTATTGGAACCATCACCTTATCTTGTGCTTACAGGACAAACCTGGCCTTCATGTCCACCAG GCAGTTTGAGAGGACGGCTCCTATTATGGGCATAATCATTGACCACTTCGTTGAGCGCCCCTTTGGCAACGTGGGACACATGCATCCATGTAACTACAG AGCACCCGGAGAAGATGAAGGAGCATACAATGGGGTGGAGGATTCTCAGGAAGTGTGCACCACGTCCTTCTCCACTTCTCCACCCTCACAA ctctactgctCTCGTCTTTCTTATCAGTCTCCTGTGCTTGTTGGAGCTGCTGACTTCTGCCACCCCTCTACCTTAAACGCTGCCAACCCACACCAG ATGGGAGTTCCAGGGAAGGAGGGCGGCGTACCCCAGCAGGTGCCTGTGCAGCCTTGTCATGGAGCCCAAGCAGAGCATCGACGAGTGTCCTCATGCCCCCCTGCTGATCATGTTCCCGCCACGCCCTCCAGCAG TGGTGAGGACGCAGAGACCTCGTCGAGGAGCGTTGGGGTGAAGAGTGGCTCTCCCTGTGGTGTACTGGAGACCACCTTCACCAGGAAAGTGGGTGCCTTTGTCAACAAGCCAGGCACACAG GTAACCACAGCAAGCCTGGACTTACCATTTGCAGCGTTTGCTCCCAGAGCCTATGACCTCGAGGAAAATGACCCTATG GTTCAGCCGCCGGAGTCCTCAGCCACGTCCTCTCCCCTGCAGGGCAGTTTGCACTCCCAAGGCTCTGGTGAGAGTGGAGGCCCGGCACAGGACGACTTTGTTATGGTGGACTTT AAGCCTGCGTTCTCCAAGGATGACCTCCTTCCCATGGACCTTGGCACATTCTACAGAGAGTTCCAGAATCCCCCACAGCTCACCAGCCTCACTATTGATGTCAGTTCTCAGTCCATGGCAGAAGACCTG GACTCTCTTCCTGAAAAACTGGCAGTATACGAGAAGAACATTGATGAATTTGATGCATTTGTGGACACATTGCAGTAG
- the LOC115113496 gene encoding prothrombin-like, with the protein MGRIPATLIFTLIFSSTLQITLCENVFLNSKEASQVFIRAKRANSFLEELKPGNLERECIEEICDHEEAREVFEKPDKTKAFWATYLACKGTSLLRVKDSIQKLRGCIDASGECSVGNGVNYNGTISTTSSGKTCQYWRSNFPHRITEFNTSLDETLYENYCRNPDKTPEGPWCFTRDPTVRREQCTVPKCGEPWVPPKVSDTVDRKAKYTKKDCLANNGLDYTGDLSVTMNGKTCLPWASPKALSLSKGKNFIPEVKLVTNHCRNPDGDMEGPWCYVDQHGNTTVDYCDLEMCDDPIDNYEEAAGGRERTTLSGPRQSFFSPRSFGSGELVCGERPMFEKISKKDGREQELIDSYQGGRIVKGIDAEVASAPWQVMLYKKSPQELLCGASLISDEWILTAAHCILYPPWNKNFTINDILVRLGKHNRAKFEKGTEKIVAIDEIIVHPKYNWKENLNRDIALLHMRRPITFTDEIHPVCLPTKQVAKTLMFAGYKGRVTGWGNLYETWSSSPKSLPTVLQQIHLPIVEQDICRDSTSIRITDNMFCAGFKQEEQKTGDACEGDSGGPFVMKSPDDNRWYQIGIVSWGEGCDRDGKYGFYTHLFRMRRWMKKVIDKTGGDDDD; encoded by the exons ATGGGTCGAATACCCGCAACTCTCATTTTCACTCTAATATTTTCTTCTACTCTTCAGATCACCCTTTGTGAAAATG TATTTCTTAACAGCAAGGAGGCCTCACAGGTTTTTATCCGTGCTAAACGGGCAAATTCCTTCCTTGAGGAGTTGAAACCTGGGAACTTGGAACGGGAGTGCATCGAGGAGATCTGTGACCATGAAGAAGCCCGTGAAGTCTTTGAAAAGCCTGACAAGACG AAGGCATTTTGGGCCACCTATTTGG CTTGCAAAGGCACTTCACTGCTGAGAGTCAAGGACAGTATACAAAAATTGAGAGGGTGTATTGATGCCAGTG GGGAGTGCTCAGTGGGCAATGGTGTGAACTACAACGGTACCATCTCCACTACTTCCTCAGGAAAAACATGCCAGTACTGGCGCAGTAACTTCCCACACAGAATTAC GGAGTTCAATACTTCGCTGGATGAGACCCTGTATGAGAACTATTGCAGGAACCCAGACAAAACTCCTGAAGGACCTTGGTGCTTCACCAGGGATCCCACAGTCAGGAGAGAACAATGCACCGTCCCAAAATGTG GTGAGCCTTGGGTACCCCCAAAAGTATCTGATACAGTGGATAGGAAAGCCAAGTACACTAAGAAGGACTGCCTGGCCAACAATGGTTTGGATTATACAGGTGATCTCTCAGTTACCATGAATGGCAAAACGTGTCTGCCTTGGGCCTCTCCAAAGGCATTGTCACTCAGCAAAGGAAAGAATTTCATCCCAGAGGTCAAACTTGTGACGAACCACTGTAGAAACCCTGACGGAGATATGGAGGGACCCTGGTGCTATGTGGACCAGCATGGAAATACCACTGTGGACTACTGTGACCTTGAGATGTGTG ATGACCCAATAGATAACTATGAGGAGGCGGCTGGCGGAAGGGAAAGGACAACACTCTCTGGGCCCAGACAATCCTTCTTCAGCCCTCGGAGCTTTGGCAGTGGAGAGCTGG TGTGCGGAGAGCGACCCATGTTTGAGAAGATAAGTAAGAAGGATGGTAGAGAGCAAGAACTGATTGACTCCTACCAAGGAGGCCGTATTGTTAAAGGGATTGACGCAGAAGTGGCCAGTGCACCATG GCAGGTGATGTTGTACAAGAAAAGCCCACAGGAGCTGCTGTGTGGGGCCAGTCTAATCAGTGATGAGTGGATCCTCACTGCAGCCCACTGCATCCTCTATCCACCATGGAACAAAAACTTCACCATCAATGACATCCTGGTCCGCCTTGGCAAACATAACAGAGCTAA GTTTGAGAAGGGCACAGAGAAGATTGTGGCTATTGATGAGATAATTGTCCACCCCAAGTACAACTGGAAGGAGAACCTGAACCGGGACATTGCTCTGCTGCACATGAGGAGGCCCATTACTTTCACAGATGAGATTCATCCTGTCTGTCTACCAACCAAGCAGGTTGCTAAGAC ACTGATGTTTGCTGGCTATAAAGGCCGTGTGACAGGCTGGGGGAACCTATATGAGACATGGAGTTCCTCCCCCAAGTCTCTACCCACAGTTCTCCAGCAGATCCATCTACCCATCGTTGAACAGGATATCTGCAGAGACTCTACCTCTATCCGCATCACTGACAATATGTTCTGTGCTG gcttcaaacaagaGGAACAGAAAACTGGTGACGCTTGTGAAGGGGACAGCGGTGGTCCCTTTGTCATGAAG AGCCCAGATGACAACCGTTGGTACCAGATCGGCATTGTGTCCTGGGGAGAAGGATGTGACAGGGATGGGAAATATGGATTCTACACCCATCTTTTCCGTATGAGACGGTGGATGAAGAAAGTTATTGACAAAACAGGCGGCGATGACGATGATTGA